DNA from Campylobacter concisus:
TAAGTCGGAGCGATCTGGTTAAACATATCAACTATCTTTTCTTGTTTTTGCATAAATTTTAGACCTTTATATGTAGTAAATTTTTAAATTTCGCGAGATCTTGCGAGTTGCTTTTATAAATTTAAGCCGTTTTTTTAGTATCTCTTCTCTAGTTTTGTAAATTTGTTTGTAAATTTTGCTCTCAAGTTTTTCTTTGCCGGCAACCTCTGGCAAGCGCTCTAAGATGCCAAGCCAAACGTCATAGTCTTGAAGCGCACCAAAGATCTCTTGCATATCTTTTAGCCGCTCTTCATACTTTTTAAGCCCGTCAAAATAAAAAATCTCACTCAAAAACTCGTAGGTATATCTCACCTTTTTAAGCTCGATCCTGATCTTGTGAAAGCTCTCATTTGGGCAGTCTTGATCTAGGCTTTTTAGCCTCTTTTGAGCCAAAACTAGAAGCGTTCTTAGCTTAAACGAACCAAGTCGCGAAAGGCTTACATCAAAGAGCTTTGATCTATAAAACTCGCCCTCGTTTAAAAATATCTCCCACTCTTTTAAAAATGCGTAGTTTTCCTCGTCACTCAGGTAGCTTTTAATGTTTTCATACTCTAAATTTAGAGCCTTTTGCACAAAGTAAATAAGCTCATTTGCGTGCTTTTGCTCGCTTAAAAAGCCTAGAAAAATGTCAAGGTCTCGCTTTTTGTTGGTTGAATTTGTCAAAATTTTAAAATTCTCTCCAAAAAAGAGCGTCACTTTCTCATCAAAAACGCCGTTAAAAATTTTAAGTAACGACCTAACTTTTCTTAAATTTACTCGCAGGTTGTGCAAAATTTCTTCGTCGTGATCTTGCAGATAGTCACTCTTTAGCCTCTTTATCTCTTTATATATGCTTAAAAATAAAGCTCTAAGTGCCTCGCCACTTTTTAAATTCGCAGTAAAATTTGGCGAAATTTCTTTGTTTTTAAAGACATTGTAGGCTCTTTTGTAGTCGATTTGTTCATTTTCGTTTGCGTGGATGGCTAGAAATTTGTTTTTATATCTTTTATCGCAGGTGACATCGGCCTTACAAAACTGCTCCAAAAATGGTGGCAGTTTAAAATAGACAGCCTCGTTTTCATCACTAAATTCTATTTCAAATGTGCAAAGTCCGTTTAAACCGTCTTTAAAAACGTCAATGTTGCATGGATTATTGTTTAGCCGAAAAATGTATCTATCTTTGGTGATTACGCGTCCGATACAGTTTTTTAGGGCCTTTTTAAACTCGGCCTTTTCGCAAAATTCCTCATTTTCTTCTCTTATAAGATCTTTGCCAACCTTGATCGTTTTTATAAATTTACCCTCTTCACTTCTGAAGCGGATCTCTTCATTTTGCGTGATCTTGGTGTAAAACTGAGAAATTTCAAGGTGCTTAAAAACTACTCCAGCATCTTTTAGAAAATCTAGAATTTGAGAATTTTTGAGTAAAAATTTACGCTCTATCTCCAAACCCACATTTTTCTCCGAAATTTTTTGTTTATTTTAGCAAGTTAGTGCTTAAAATAATGAGAAAAATGCTAATTTTAGGCTTTTTTGAAGTGTTTTATGAAGAAAAAAATTTATGTTGCATTATGCAACATAAATTTTGCCTTATCGGCAGTGCTTACAGCTTTTTACGCTAGCAACGATATTTAGGCGCTCGATGATGTTACCGATCTTTTTTTCAAGCGCTTCTTGGTATTTGCCAAGCTCTGAGTCATCATAGCTCATATCCTCGACGCTACCGCAGTTTTCGCAAACCACGTGGATGTGCGGATGCTCGTAAATGTCGTATCTCGCCTTTTGATTGACGATATTTACCTCAACTACAAGGCCTTCGTCTTTTAGAGTGTTTAGGTTTTTATAGACAGTTGCGAGCGAAACTGATGGATTTTCTTTCAAAATTTCATCATAAAGCTCATCGATCGTTGGATGTGTGTGACGATCAAGAATTCTCAAAACGCTAAGACGCTGCGGCGTTACTTTAAGCCCAGACTGTTTTAGCAACGATACATATTGCATAATTTTCCCCTATACAAATTTTTGCTTTATGCTAGCAAAAGTAATATTAAACGTTTCTTTATTAAATGATATTAATTATTCTCTAGTAATTTTTGGGTAATTTGCTCAGCACTTATGCCAAGGCTCTCTTCGACCTCAGTTGTCGAGCCATGCTGGATAAATTTATCATCATACTCAAAGCTAACAACGCTTACATTTGATATGCCATTTTCTTGCAAAAAGGCACTTATAATCTCGCCAACGCCGCCTTTTTTAGCGCTATCGCTAAAGATATACCACTTTTTAGTGCGTTTTGCTAGCTCACATAAAAGCTCTCTATCAAGCGGCTTTACAAAGACTAGATCAACAAGGATAGCTTCAAGCTTGCCAGCTAGTAAATTTCTAACCAAATTTGCCCTGCCAACGCCATTGCCATAGCCTAAAAATGCGGTCTCGCTCTTTGCATCAGCTAAAATTTCACCCTTGCCAAACTCAAGTGGCTTAGCTTTAAACTCACCTCTTAAGATAAATGCCCCGCGCGGATATCTAAATGCGCTAACGCCTTTATAAGAGTAGGCAAATTCCATAACATTTTTCATGCTCTCTTCGCACCTTGGGGCAAAAAGAACCATATTTGGCACAGCGTTTAAAAAGCTAATGTCAAAAGCACCCTGATGTGTCTCGCCATCCTCACCCACGATGCCCGCCCTATCCATCGCAAATGTGATGTTTAAATTTAAGATAGAAGCGTCGTGAATGACCTGATCGTAGGCTCTTTGCATAAAGGTCGAGTATATCGCGACAAATGGCTTAAAGCCCTCTTTTGCCATAGCCGACATCGAGGTAACTGCGTGCTGCTCGGCTATCGCCACGTCCCAAAAGCGGTCTGGAAACTCATGTATGAGCGCGTCCATACCAGTGCCTGTTGGCATCGCAGCCGTTACGCCAACGATGTCGCTGTGCTCTCTTGCCATCTTTAAAAGCTGCTCGCTAAAGATCGCCGTGGCTGACTTGTTTGACTGTCTTTTTATAAATTCGCCACTTTTTAGATCAAACGGCCCAACTCCGTGCCAATTTTCATAATAACCCTCGGCAAATTCATACCCTTTACCCTTTAGCGTCTGCACGTGCACGATGACTGGTTTTTTCATGTTTTTGGCAGTTTCAAATGTACTAAGAAGCGCTGAGAGGTCGTGCCCATCGACTGGGCCTATGTACTCAAGTCCAAGCTCTTCAAAAAACATGCCAGGAGTGATGAGCCTGATGCCCTCCTCCATGCGTCTAGCCATGTAGGCTGCAGAGTCTGGCATGTAGCTTAAAAAGCGCTCGACCCTGCCTTTAAATTTTTGATAAAACTGCCCTGCCATCATCTGGCTTAGATACTTGCTAAGTGCGCCTATTGGCTTACTTATGCTCATCTCGTTGTCGTTTAAGATGATGACGCAAGGATATTTTCTGTCCCCCAGCTCATTTAGTGCCTCGTACGCCATGCCGCCACTTAGCGAGCCATCGCCTATGACAGCCACTGGCAAGCGGTCTTCATTTTTTAGCCTGATCGCCTTTGCAGCGCCAACTGCAAGTGAAATGGACGTCGAGCTATGTCCTGCTACAAAGTAGTCAAATTTGCTCTCGCTTGGCTTTGTGTAGCCGCTGATACCGTTAAATTTCCTAAGCGTGTCAAAGCTATCCCAGCGCCCAGTTAGTAGCTTGTGTGCGTAGCTTTGGTGGCTCACATCAAAAATAAACGGATCTTTTGTAACATCAAAAATTTTATGCATCGCAACGATGATCTCGACTGCACCGATGTTTGAGCTAAGATGACCGCCATTTTTGCTAACAGTGGCTAAAATTTTATCTCTGATGTCGTGGCAAAGCGCGTTTAGCTCATCGACATTTAGGCTTTTAACGTCTTTATTCATTATTTACCAACATTTTTAGCTTTTCAAGCCTTGTTTGCATCGTCGCGTCGATGTTTCCGCCCTCGCTTATTATCACTACGCCACCTTTGCTTATAGCGTCGTCTGAGCAAACTTTAACGCGCTCATTTTTACTAAACTGCTCTCTTAGGTAGTCGCTATCCTCAGGATTTACGCGAATTTCTATGTTTTTTACGTCGCTTAGCTCTTTAATGAGTGAGCCAGCTAGGTGATGAGCGATCTGGCTAGATGCGCTTGACACCTCTTTTTCTATCACCTCTTTTGCGATCTTTATCGCAGTTTGGCCAAGCTCGTCTTCGCTCTTTTTCAAAAACTCATCAAATTTAGCGTACTGCTCATCTAACTTTGCAGCTGAAGCGTTAAATTTAGCCTCAAGCTCCCTTATCTTTGCCTCGTTTGCAGCGTTTGTTTGAGCGATGCCTTCGTTTTTGCCATCCTCTTTTGCACGGGCGATCTCAGCCTCAAGACGTTTTGCAAATTCACTCTCTTGATTTTCTATTTGCATTTGAAGCTTGATGATATTGCTGCTTAGCTCATCTGTCTTTTTAAGCAGCTCCTCGACAAAACTCGAGTCAAATCCAGGCTGGTGAGCTTGGCTATTTTGAGACTGAGGTGCAAAGTGATTTTGCATATTTGGTTGCACTGGGTGTGACATCTGAGGTGCGAAATTTTCACCACCTTGCTCTAAGCTTTGTTCATTTAGCTCTTCACTAAGATTATTTTCTTCTATCAAAACAGGTGTGCTATCTTGGGCTCTTTCGTTACTTCCAAGCACCTTAAATCTATAATTTTCTATAAAGTGAGCCGGTGAGGTCTCACTTGTTATTACGCTACTTTTCATTCTATCATCTCATCTGCTTCGCCAACTTGGAAGACACCTTGATCAGCTAGACCTTGAACGACCTCAACGATGCGTCTTTGCGCCTCTTCAACGTCTTTTACACGCACAGCGCCAAGGTATTGCATCTCCTCTTTAAAGGCTTCGGCTGCACGCTGAGACATATTTGATAAAAATTTATCCTTAATGCCATCGCTTGAACCCTTAAATGCAACCATAAGGTCCTTTTTATCGACATTTTTGAGAATTTCTCTAATCGCAGTTGCATTAAGATTGATGATATCTTCAAAGGTAAACATAAGCTCTTTGATCGTTGTAGCAAGCTTATCATCGCTTTGCTCGATGCGCTCGATCGTGCTTTTGCTAGCTTTTTGACCAAGTCTGTTAAGCACTTCTGCCACAGCTCTTGGGCCACCAACCTCGACTTTATAAGATGTGAGGCTCTCAAGTTTGCCCTCAAGCACTGTTGAGACACGCTTGATGACTGATGGGCTGATCTCGCCAAGATTTGCCATCCTGATCACAACCTCACTTCTTAGCTCATCTGAGAAGAAGCTTAGTGTCTCGGCAGCACTTGTTGAATCCATGTGGGCAAGGATTAGCGCGATGGTTTGAGGGTGCTCTTTTACGATGAAGTCTGCGAGTTGCTGTGGCTTTATCTTATCAAGATAGCCAAAACTCTTTGAGTTCTCCATGCTTTTAGCAAGCTTGTCTAAAATTTTCTGAGCAGCCTCTGGGCCAAATGTGCGGTATAAAATTTCTTTTGCATACTCTAAACCGCCACTTCTCATATATTGATTTGACTGCATGAGAGCGTAGAATTCTTCCAAAATAGCACCAGCAACTTGTTTGTCTATATTTTTTGCAGTTGCTATGTAGCCTGAAATTTCGGTGATGACATCAACATCCATATGAGAAAATATCAGAGCTGTCGCCTCTTCACCAAGCTGGATCAGTAAAATAGCGATCTTTTCTGGCATTGAAAGATCATCATATATCATCTTTTGCTTATCGGTTAGTTTTATAGACATCAAATTTCCTTACGCATGTTAAATTCACTATCGTTTTTAACCATATCTTGGAGTAAATTTGAAATTTCCTCACTTCGCTCGGTGACTACTATCTTCATCTTTTCAAGAAGGACGTCGTATTTTAGCTCGTCCTCGTTAAATTCACCACTAAGGCCAAGCTGCTCCTCGACCTTCTTGCGAGCGGCTTTAAATTTCTCGAGCGTATCTTCTGCATCCATCTCGATCTCTTCAAGATCGTCCTGGACTTGCTCCTCTTCCTCTCTGGTCTCCTCAAGCATTTTTTGCATAAATGGTACGATGACCTTTTTGTAGAAAAAGTAGAGTAAAACAAGCGCAAAGATGTATTTTAGTAGCGGCAAGAACGGCATCACGTAGTTATTCATAAAGCCATCCATCTTCTCGCCAGTGCTGACATCTTTGCCAGTTTTAAACTCGAAGTTATCTAAGCTCACCTCATCGCCTCTGTTTTGATTGTAGCCGATTGATTGTTTGATTAAATTTGTGATTGATTCTCTTTGCTCTTTGGTAAGCGGGGCAAATTCAAGCTCGCCAGTTGGCTTGCCATCTTTGTCCTTTTTGCTTTGATAAAGTCCGTCTATAACGACAGCTGCGCTTACTCTGTTTATGCTAGCAAACTGCCCTTTGACATTTGTCACTTTCTTTGAAATTTCGTAGTTTGTCTGCTGTGAGCTTTTGTTGTACTGCTCTTTTAAAGTGCTATCATCTAGTCCTTGAACTGGACCTATGTTACTAACCGCACCTGGGACGCCACCCACTTCATTTGGAGCTGAACCTTGACGCTTTTCTTCGATGTTACTCTCGCTTCTTACGACGTTATTTGGGTCATAAACCTCGCTTTTCGTATCTTTTTTATCAAAGTCAAAGTCGATATTTACCTTTGCTACGACCTTATCTGCCCCGCCTACGATAGGAGCTAGGACATTTACGATCTTTTGCTCATAATTATTTTCAAACTCGCGCTTATAGCGGATCTGCTGAGCTATGGCATCACTATCAAACTCTCCGTCCTCATCGCCAAGTGCGACGCCATCTTGATTGACGATCTTTACATTTTCTGTGCTTAAATTTGTAACAGAGGCAGCAACTAGGTTTTTAATGCCAAAAATTTGCTTCGCATTTAGACTAACGCCTGGCTTTAGCTCAACAACGATAGAAGCGGTCGGAAGTGCTTGTCTTTCAGTGAAAACGCTCTCTTTTGGTATGGCTATTCTTACGGTTGCTTTTTGGATAGATGAGAGGCTCTCGATCGTTCTAGCTAACTCACCCTCGAGCGCTCTTTGAAATTTAACTCTCTGCTCAGCATCAGTAGCTCCAAATTCTTGCTTGTCAAAAATTTCAAAACCGATCTTGCTCTCTTTTGGTATGCCAAGCGTTGCAACCGCGATACGTTCTTTATAGACATCGCTCGTTGGCACAAGGATAGTGCCTTCATTTGCTAGTTTATACTTGATACCATCTTTATTTAGCTGATCGACTATTAAGGCTGAGTCGCTTGGGCTGATGTTTTCAAAAAGGACGCTATATCCTGCAAAACTATCACTTTTGCTTTTGTAAAGCGTTAAAAATACCAAAAAAGCCACAACCAAAACGATCGAGCTGCCTGCGACGATCTTTTGTTTTAGTGAAAGCTTTTGATAAATTTGACTTATTTGATGAAGTAATGCCTTAAAATCCATATCCCTACTTTAAAATTTGCTTTAACTCTTCAAAAACTCTATCGTTTTGCCATGCCTGACCGATGGTGATTCTCACCGCATTTAAGGCATAGCTTTTTAAATCTCGTAAAATTATACCTTTTTTTAGCATCTTTTCGCATATCTGGCTTGATTTTGGCTCATTAAATTTAAATGTGATGAAATTTGTATAGCTTGGGATAAACTCAATGCCATTTTGCCTTGCAAATTCCTCATATCTATTCATCTGCTCGAAGTTGTTTTGCATAGTTTTTTGCACAAATTCATCATCACCAAGTGCTACGATCGCTGCTCTTAAGCTTGGAGTTGTGATGTTAAAAGGGGCTCTTAGCTTTGAAAGTGCGCCTATGATCTCTTCATTTGCCACGCCGTATCCAACACGCATGCCACCAAGCGCATAGGCCTTTGAGAAAGTGCCAAGGTAGATGGCATTTTTAAATTTCACCACCTCGCTTGGCTTTATCTCTTTTTTGCTATCTTTAAATTTAGCAAATTCGTTGTAGGCACAATCAAGCACCACAAGCGTATTTTCACCAATGTTTTTTATAAATTTATAGACCTCATCGGCATCAATGCACTCGCCTAATGGGTTATTTGGCAAGCAAAGAAAAATGACAGAGATTTCATCTTTGTGTGCGTTATAAATTTCTAAAAACTCATTCAAATTATGCTCCACGCTCTTTGTGCGGTAAATTTTAGCCCCAGTTTGTTTTGCATAAATTTCATACATCGCAAATGTCACGCCAGCCATCAAAACGCCACTTTGCTTGTTTGCCTTTGCATGAAGCGCATACTCTATGATCTGGTCGCTTCCAGAGCCGATGATTAGGTTTTTGCTAGTTACGCCAAATTTCTTAGCCAGCCCCTCTTTTAGCTCAAAGTAGCTATCATCTGGATAGAGATGTGCATTTTTAGCGACCTCTTTTAGCGCCTCTTCTACGCGTTTGCTAGTGCCAAAAGGGTTTTCATTGCTCGCTAGCTTTATCACATCTTTTGCCTCGATGCCAAACTCCCTAACTACAAGCTCGATCGGCTTTCCAGCCTCGTAATTTACTAGATCATCTAAAAAGTCATTAAATTTCATTACTCTTCTCCGTTTAAATAGCTTCCAAGCCACGTTATCTCAGCGCCGCTCTCTTTTGCGAGCTCAAAGGCGTTTTGCACCTTCTCATCGTCGATATGCCCTTCAAAGTCAAGGTAAAAAATTGACTTAAATTCGCGCTGCTTTATAGGACGTGACTCAAGTTTTGTGATATTGATATTCTCATTTTTAAAGATAGAAAGCAGATCAGCAAGGCGACCTGGACTGTGATCAGTCTTTGCTAGGATCGAAGTTTTTGAATTTTCAACCTTGGCGTTTTTAAAATCACTTAAGATCAAAAATCTCGTTCTATTTGCCATATTATCTTCAATAGTCTCATAGACGATTGGCACATTGTAAATTTTAGCTGCGATTTTTGAGCAAATGGCGGCTGATTCTCTATCCATAGATGCCATATATGCAGCTGCTGAGGTTGATTTTGCTGGGACAAATTCGACCTCATTTAACAAGTGATCCTCTAAAAATTTACGGCACTGGTTGTAGCCTTGCGGATGCGAGTAAATTCGCTTTATCTCTTTTAAATTTTCATTTATGCTAACAAAGCTGTGATGGATATCTACGTAGAGCTCTGCCACTATCTTTATATCATCAAATTTACTCAAACAATCAAGCGTAGCTCCAACAGCGCCTTCAGTGTTGTTTTCGATAGGCACGACACCGTATTTTGCCTCTTTTTGAGCTAGCTTTGTAAAAACTGCCTCGATCGTAGCAAGTGGTAAATATGCACTCATCGCGCCAAATCTACTTTGCGCCGCTTGATGTGTATAAGTGCCCTCAGGTCCTAGATAGACGATCTTTTGAGGCATCTCTAAATTTCTACTAACAGCAAAAATTTCAAGATAAATGGCCTCGATCGCAGCCTTATTTAAGGCTTTATCTTTGCTAAGGCTAGTTAAGCGGTTTATGATAGCTCGCTCGCGCTCAGGACGATATATAGGCGTCCCAGTGGTTTGCTTTAGCTTGCCGATCTGCTCAACAAGCTTCATCCTCTCATTTAGTTTATTTAAGATGAGATCATCGATACTATCGATCTCTTTTCTAAGCTCATTTAGCTCTTGCATCAGCGCTCTCCAAAAACTCAATCTCAGGTGCCACGACGTCCTCAAAGCACTCACGTCTTCTTATCAGCCTATCTTTGCCATCAAGCACGCAAACTTCAGCGGCTCTGTTTCTTGTATTGTAGTTTGAGCTCATGCTAAATCCATAAGCTCCAGCCCCTTTAACCACGACTAGATCGCCACTCTTACACTCTGGCAGATTGATATCTTTTGCTAAAAAGTCACCGCTTTCACAAACTGGACCGACCACATCGCAAGCGCCTAAATTTTCATCCTTGCCATCGACAAAAATTTTGTGATGCGCGCCATAAAGGCTTGGTCTTATAAGATCATTCATCGCGCCATCAGTGATGACAAATCTCTTTTTGCCGTTAAATTTTTCATATAAAACACTTGCGACAAAGTAGCCAGCATTGCCCACGATAAAGCGTCCTGGCTCACAAACGATGGTCACATCTTGACCTTTTAGTGCGCCTAAAATTCCTTGTGCGTAGTCGTATAAATTTATCTCTTTTTCATCGTTGTAGATGATGCCAAGTCCGCCGCCAACATCAAAGAATTTGATATCGATCTCAAGCGCTCTTAGCTCTCTTAAAAGCTCGCTTACGATCTTTGCAGCGTCTATTATCGGGCTTAGTGAAGTTAGCTGCGAGCCGATGTGAAAGTGTATGCCAGTTGGCTCAAGAAACTCTGATGCTTTAGCGTGGATATACATCTTTTTAGCCGTCTGCGCATCGACGCCAAATTTGTTTTCATTTAGCCCTGTCGAGATATATGGGTGAGTTTTTGCATCAACACCAGGATTTACCCTGATGCTAATCCTAGCCTTTAAATTTAGCCCTTTTGCAATCTCTTCAAGCCTTAAAAGTTCGGCAAAACTCTCAACATTTATCAGCAAAATTTCATTTTCTAAAGCCTCTTTTAGCTCTTCATCGCTCTTGCCAACGCCGCTAAAGATGATCTGATATCTCTTAGCACCTGCAAGAAGCGCTCTTTTGACCTCGCCGATGCTTACGCAGTCAAATCCAGCTCCAAGATCAGCCAGAAATTTTAAAACACTTAAATTTGAGTTTGCTTTTACAGCGTAGCAAACTAGAGATTTTCTAGCGTAAAATGCGTTTTTTAGCGCCTCATAGCGCTCTTTAATGTAGTTAAAATCATAAACGTAAAGTGGGGTTTTGTATTTGCTTGCAAGCTCTTTAAAATCCATAAAATAGCCTTTTTTAAAATGGCTTGATTTTACAAAAAAGTTGCCAAAATTTGGCTTAACGATGCGATTTTATGAGATAAATGGCGTATGCAAAAAGCAAAATAACTGGAAGCACCATGCCGATCTCTGGCAAGATGACTGAGGTTTGAGCAAATTTGGTTAAGATAAAGAGAAGTCCCCAAACTACGAGAGTTATGACGACAAAGATAAATGTTGAGAGTGCGAGGTTAAAAAACCTGCCGGTCACTGGCAAATGATAGTAAAAAATAAGCAATAAAAATGGCGCAAAAAATGGTGTGATAGCAAGGTTATAAAATGCCGTTCTTGCGCTGTCTAGCCCTATGCCTTCGTTTTTAAATGTCTTTATGAAATTTATCGCATCAGGTATGTTAAATTTCGAGTTTTCAACGCTTGCAGCACTCTCAATGCTCTTTGGCTTAAAGCCTCTTAACGCATCTAAATTTTCGCTTTTTACCTTGCTAAAGCCATTTTCGCCAAGCTCTAAGCTTTGAGGCAAAAAGGTCTGATTTACATCCTCTAAAACCCACTCATTGTCTTTAAATTTAGCGTGGTTGGCAAAGGTTGTTGAGAGCAAGTCAGTGCCATTAATGTCAAAAATTCTCACGTCATTTGCCCTTTGTTTGGCTGAGTTTAGCTCTTTTATATAGATAAATTTACCTTCAAATTTCAAAAATGAGTCGTTTGTGCTTTTTGAAAAAGCGGTATTTTTTGCAATGCTTTTTTGATAATCATGCGCATAAGCAAATGGCGTAAAATTTAGCCCGACATAAAAAATAGTCACAAAAAGTGCGATGAGAAATGGTGGCAAAATGAGCTTGTTTTTGCTGATGCCAAGAG
Protein-coding regions in this window:
- a CDS encoding LptF/LptG family permease, whose protein sequence is MKLYARYVGWVYIKSFLIVFLALELFYVGIDLLTNLKDLPPSANLQLLYVGLTALSAISYVLPLSLIFALIILHVNMVRSNELISFYALGISKNKLILPPFLIALFVTIFYVGLNFTPFAYAHDYQKSIAKNTAFSKSTNDSFLKFEGKFIYIKELNSAKQRANDVRIFDINGTDLLSTTFANHAKFKDNEWVLEDVNQTFLPQSLELGENGFSKVKSENLDALRGFKPKSIESAASVENSKFNIPDAINFIKTFKNEGIGLDSARTAFYNLAITPFFAPFLLLIFYYHLPVTGRFFNLALSTFIFVVITLVVWGLLFILTKFAQTSVILPEIGMVLPVILLFAYAIYLIKSHR